CCGGCTTCCCCGTAGATACGCATATCACGCGGCTCAGCAAGCGTTTTGGCTGGGCCGACGAAAAGAGTCCTCCCGACAAGATACAGGCAAGGCTGGAGGCGGCGCTGCCGCCGGAACGCTTTCGCGGCGGCCACCTGAACTTCCTTGACCACGGGCGGAGCATATGCAGCGCCCGCAAGCCAGACTGCGCCCGCTGCGCTCTGGCGAAATGGTGCGGCTACGGAAAGAGGGCGGCGGAAGAGGCCGCCGATGGATTATAGGAAGAAGTTTCTCGCCGCGGCGTCCCGCCAGGGATGGCTCAACGCTCATGGCATCGTCTGCGCCCTCTCGGGCGGCGGCGATTCCGTCGCCGCTCTCTGGCTGCTGAAGAGTTTTTTTAACGGCCGCGTCGTGGCGGCTCACCTCGACCACTGCACGAGGGAGGGCGGTTCGCATGACGACGCCGCCTTTGTGCGCGAGTTATGCGCGGAGTGGCGGATAGAGTGCGCCGTCAAGGTGGTTGACGTCCATCACTGCCGCGAGACGGGCGAATCGTTCGAGATGGCGGGGCGGCGCGCGCGTTACGAACATTTTTATGAGACGGCCGCGCGTTTCGGGCTGCCCTATATCGCGGTCGGACACAATTCCGACGACGTGGTCGAGACCCAGCTGATGAATCTCGCGCGCGGCAGCGGCCTCGCCGGACTGCGCGGCATTCCCGAGGTGCGCGGCGATATCGTGCGTCCGGTGATCGATTTCAGCCGCGAAGAACTCCGTAATATACTGAGAGAAAACGGCGTCCCCTGGCGCGACGATTTTACAAACGACGAGTCGGACTACCGGCGCAACAAGGTCCGGAACATACTTATACCATGGATAAAAGAAAACCTGAACCCGGGGTTTGAGAACGTGATGCTCGGCCTTGCGAAACAGGTCGGCGCCGAGGTCGAGGCCCGTGAGCGGACGGCGCGCCGCGAAATAGCGAAGATCGCCCTCCGCCTGCCGCCGGCGCTGGCCGCCTGGCGGACCGACGGGCTCGGCGAGCTGCCTGAACTTACTCTCGCCGAGATGCTCCGCCTGCAGGGGGCCGAGCTCTCGCTGCCGGCGCTCTCCCGCGCGCGCACGAACGGGCTTGTCGGCCTGGTGCGCCGCGGCGGCTGCTGGCGCTTCCAGTGGGCGCGCGACGTGGAGGTCTGCTATTCTGCGCGCGGCATCGGCTGGCTTCATCGGGCCGATATAAAGGCGGGGAAAAATTTTAGCAAAAATACCTGCGAAAATAGGCTTCCATGGTGGGCGAGATAATACGAAATATGATATTATTCTTAATTGTTTGCAAGCTGCAATTATCGCCCTAAAGGGAGTGCTTTAATTTGGAATACAGAATAGGCAGAATAATGCTTTCGGAAGAGGAGCTTCATAGCAAAGTAAGGGAGCTGGGGGCAAGGATACGCGAGGATTACCGCGGGAAAAAGGTGGTTTTCGTCTGTGTGCTCAAGGGGGCTGTGATATTCTTCTCCGACCTTGTCCGCGAGATAGGGCCGGACGTCGACGCCCAGCTTGACTTTCTCGCCATCTCCTCCTACGGCGCCTCTACCAGAAGCAGCGGCGTCGTGAAGATCCAAAAAGATCTGAGCACGGATATACACGGCAAACATGTGATAATAGTTGAGGATATACTCGACACGGGACTCTCGCTTTCGTATATGAGCAAGCTCCTGCGCGAGCGCGCTCCCGAGTCGCTTGAAATATGCGTACTGCTTGACAAGGCCGAGCGCCGCACGCAGCACGTCGATGTTAAATATACCGGTTTCACGATACCTGACGAGTTTGTCATAGGCTACGGCCTGGACTACGCGGGGCAGTTCCGCCATCTCCCCGCCGTGCATATCGCCGAGCCTCTTGATTGACGGTATTTGAACGGTCTTTGCCTGGGCCGGCGGCGGACGGTTTTATATTTGAAAAGAAGTGAAGCATAGAAAGCGAGGATAAGGGATATTGAAGAAAATTTCTAAAAACGTGGGGATGTATATAGTCCTCATCGTACTGGTGGTCAGCCTGGTCAATGTGTTCCTGGGCCCTGACAGCGCTACTAAAAAGACGACGCAGAGCGAAGTGATGCCCTACAGCACATTCCTCAGCGAGGTGAACAGCGGCAACGTCACCAAGGTCAGGATCGATCATGAACAGCTGACCGGCACGCTGAAATCGGGCAAGCAATTTACTACGTATATACTCGACGCGGCGACGCTCCCCTCGACGGTAGCGGAAAAGGGCGTCGAAGTGGAGATCGTTCCGCCGCCGAAGAACTCGTGGCTCACGGCTCTTCTGACGTCGCTCCTGCCGACGCTGCTTCTGATCGGCGTCTGGATATACTTCATCTACAACATGCAGGGCGGCGGCAGCAAGGTGATGGGCTTTGCGAAGAGCAAGGCCAAACTATTCCTTGACAATCGCCCGAAGGTGACCTTCGGCGACGTCGCGGGATGCGACGAATCGAAGGAGGAGCTTGAAGAGGTCGTGCAGTTCCTCAAAGACCCAGCGAGGTTCACGAAGCTCGGCGCGAAGGTGCCGCGGGGCGTGCTTCTGCTCGGCGCTCCGGGGACGGGCAAGACACTCCTCTCCCGCGCGGTGGCGGGC
The window above is part of the Cloacibacillus evryensis DSM 19522 genome. Proteins encoded here:
- the tilS gene encoding tRNA lysidine(34) synthetase TilS — translated: MDYRKKFLAAASRQGWLNAHGIVCALSGGGDSVAALWLLKSFFNGRVVAAHLDHCTREGGSHDDAAFVRELCAEWRIECAVKVVDVHHCRETGESFEMAGRRARYEHFYETAARFGLPYIAVGHNSDDVVETQLMNLARGSGLAGLRGIPEVRGDIVRPVIDFSREELRNILRENGVPWRDDFTNDESDYRRNKVRNILIPWIKENLNPGFENVMLGLAKQVGAEVEARERTARREIAKIALRLPPALAAWRTDGLGELPELTLAEMLRLQGAELSLPALSRARTNGLVGLVRRGGCWRFQWARDVEVCYSARGIGWLHRADIKAGKNFSKNTCENRLPWWAR
- the hpt gene encoding hypoxanthine phosphoribosyltransferase, coding for MEYRIGRIMLSEEELHSKVRELGARIREDYRGKKVVFVCVLKGAVIFFSDLVREIGPDVDAQLDFLAISSYGASTRSSGVVKIQKDLSTDIHGKHVIIVEDILDTGLSLSYMSKLLRERAPESLEICVLLDKAERRTQHVDVKYTGFTIPDEFVIGYGLDYAGQFRHLPAVHIAEPLD